One window of the Anaeromyxobacter dehalogenans 2CP-C genome contains the following:
- a CDS encoding sigma-70 family RNA polymerase sigma factor, which produces MEADDHALVTRAKAGDANAFRALVVRYQRKVYAVALGIVKDPDLAWDVAQEAFVRVHGHLGDFKGDSAFSTWVFRITTHLSIDAVRRERHAQRQDMDDVQEAELEEGGEGILSTALGNDPRQNALRRELAGKIQDALAGLPEKHRTILVLREVEGLSYEELAERLGIHKGTVMSRLFHARKKMQAALREYAGLAAADGPEGGEDGQGDG; this is translated from the coding sequence ATGGAAGCCGACGACCACGCGCTGGTCACGAGAGCCAAGGCCGGTGACGCCAACGCGTTCCGCGCGCTCGTCGTCCGCTACCAGAGGAAGGTCTACGCCGTGGCGCTGGGCATCGTGAAAGATCCGGACCTGGCCTGGGACGTCGCCCAGGAAGCCTTCGTCCGCGTCCACGGCCACCTCGGCGACTTCAAGGGCGATTCGGCCTTCTCGACCTGGGTGTTCCGCATCACCACCCACCTCTCCATCGACGCGGTGAGGCGGGAGCGGCACGCGCAGCGGCAGGACATGGACGACGTGCAGGAGGCGGAGCTGGAGGAGGGCGGCGAGGGCATCCTCTCGACCGCGCTCGGCAACGACCCGCGGCAGAACGCGCTCCGGCGCGAGCTGGCCGGCAAGATCCAGGACGCGCTGGCCGGGCTCCCGGAGAAGCACCGCACGATCCTGGTACTGCGCGAGGTCGAGGGTCTGTCGTACGAAGAGCTGGCGGAGCGCCTCGGGATCCACAAGGGCACGGTGATGAGCCGGCTGTTCCACGCGCGGAAGAAGATGCAGGCCGCGCTCCGCGAGTACGCGGGGCTCGCCGCGGCGGACGGGCCGGAGGGCGGAGAGGACGGGCAGGGCGATGGTTAG
- a CDS encoding anti-sigma factor family protein — translation MIGAREGELSTEEARALAAHLEACDACAARALDLAATEGLVSEALLARAAERDFAPFVDEVMARIGDGAPARRGVLSWLRRHWRGTAAALTPAVAAVAVFLYVRWEGSQPGEMALLEFSSEGNVSTVIQTSDGPVVLLDDDDEGSGS, via the coding sequence ATGATCGGCGCCCGCGAGGGCGAGCTCTCCACCGAGGAGGCGCGCGCGCTCGCGGCGCACCTCGAGGCCTGCGACGCCTGCGCCGCCCGCGCGCTCGACCTGGCCGCCACCGAGGGGCTCGTCTCCGAGGCGCTGCTCGCCCGCGCCGCCGAGCGCGACTTCGCGCCGTTCGTGGACGAGGTGATGGCCCGCATCGGCGACGGGGCGCCCGCCCGGCGCGGCGTCCTGTCCTGGCTGCGCCGCCACTGGCGTGGAACCGCCGCGGCGCTGACGCCGGCGGTGGCGGCGGTGGCCGTGTTCCTGTACGTTCGCTGGGAAGGCAGCCAGCCGGGCGAGATGGCGCTCCTCGAGTTCTCCAGCGAGGGCAACGTCTCGACCGTCATCCAGACGTCCGACGGCCCGGTGGTGCTGCTCGACGACGACGACGAGGGATCCGGCTCCTAG
- a CDS encoding polysaccharide biosynthesis tyrosine autokinase, translated as MTPKPGRPALEMLPEQRGAPPPEPAYDAGDGDEVSLAEYLDVLVQGRWLIAGAAAVALVLGVAYALLATPVYRSDALVQVEDKKGGTGALGDLSALFSEASPAETEMEILRSRSLVGSVVDALKLEITAEPRRFPVVGRFLARRHQGDAPASALPGFGRFGWGGEKLTLGRLAVPEELEGEALTLEAREGGRFALLDPDGELLVEGAVGAAASGRRTELFVAELVARPGTQFRVSHQPRDAAIADLQEGLRISEKGKKTGVIQLALEDEDPARAAAILDALSSAYLRQNVERKSAEAEKTLEFLETQLPELRGKLDAAERDLEAYRSAKGSVDVSMETQAALTRAVDIEKAASELQLEIAALRQRFTEDHPLLIAARQKMGRLEEERRNLEARMRKLPEAELESARRLRDVKVANELYLTLLNKAQELKVVKEGTVGNVRILDAALVPLKPVAPKRGAVVALALLLGLAGGVALAFVRRALDQGVEDPDALERATGVGVHAAVPHSEAEVIATRAAGRTGKHPVLARTDPNDLAVEALRSLRTSVQFALLEATSNVLTVGGPAPGIGKSFVTANLAVLLAEAGKRVVVVDADLRRGHLHRFLGGDRAPGLTDVLSGEHTLASALRDTEHENIHLLTTGTIPPNPAELIGSERFQRLLEELSAKWDLVVVDTPPILAVADGALIARQAGVNLFVVKAGKHPIREIQAGLRQLTRAGARVHGIVMNDVRLDRGLGRRSAYHYQYSYK; from the coding sequence ATGACCCCGAAGCCCGGCCGTCCGGCCCTGGAGATGCTCCCGGAGCAGCGCGGCGCGCCGCCGCCCGAGCCCGCCTACGACGCCGGCGACGGCGACGAGGTGAGCCTCGCCGAGTACCTCGACGTGCTGGTGCAGGGGCGCTGGCTCATCGCCGGCGCGGCCGCGGTCGCGCTCGTGCTCGGCGTCGCCTACGCGCTCCTCGCGACGCCGGTGTACCGCTCCGACGCGCTCGTGCAGGTGGAGGACAAGAAGGGCGGCACCGGGGCGCTGGGCGATCTCTCGGCGCTGTTCAGCGAGGCCTCGCCGGCCGAGACCGAGATGGAGATCCTCCGCTCGCGCTCGCTGGTCGGCTCGGTCGTGGACGCGCTGAAGCTCGAGATCACCGCCGAGCCGCGGCGCTTCCCGGTGGTCGGTCGCTTCCTGGCGCGCCGCCACCAGGGCGACGCGCCGGCCTCGGCGCTGCCGGGCTTCGGGCGCTTCGGCTGGGGCGGCGAGAAGCTCACGCTCGGCCGGCTCGCGGTGCCGGAGGAGCTGGAGGGCGAGGCGCTCACGCTGGAGGCCCGCGAGGGCGGGCGCTTCGCGCTGCTCGATCCGGACGGCGAGCTCCTGGTGGAGGGCGCCGTGGGCGCGGCCGCCTCGGGGCGGCGCACCGAGCTGTTCGTGGCGGAGCTGGTGGCGCGCCCGGGCACGCAGTTCCGGGTGTCGCACCAGCCGCGCGACGCGGCCATCGCCGACCTGCAGGAGGGCCTGCGGATCTCGGAGAAGGGCAAGAAGACCGGCGTCATCCAGCTCGCGCTGGAGGACGAGGACCCGGCCCGCGCCGCGGCCATCCTCGACGCGCTCTCGAGCGCCTACCTGCGCCAGAACGTGGAGCGCAAGAGCGCCGAGGCCGAGAAGACGCTCGAGTTCCTGGAGACGCAGCTCCCCGAGCTGCGCGGCAAGCTCGACGCGGCCGAGCGCGACCTCGAGGCCTACCGCTCGGCCAAGGGCAGCGTGGACGTCTCCATGGAGACGCAGGCCGCGCTCACCCGCGCGGTGGACATCGAGAAGGCCGCCTCCGAGCTGCAGCTCGAGATCGCCGCCCTGCGCCAGCGCTTCACCGAGGACCACCCGCTGCTCATCGCCGCCCGCCAGAAGATGGGCCGGCTGGAGGAGGAGCGCCGGAACCTCGAGGCGCGCATGCGCAAGCTGCCGGAGGCGGAGCTGGAGTCGGCCCGCCGCCTGCGCGACGTGAAGGTCGCGAACGAGCTGTACCTCACGCTCCTCAACAAGGCGCAGGAGCTGAAGGTCGTGAAGGAGGGCACGGTCGGCAACGTGCGCATCCTCGACGCCGCGCTCGTGCCGCTGAAGCCGGTCGCGCCGAAGCGCGGCGCGGTGGTGGCGCTCGCGCTGCTGCTCGGCCTCGCCGGCGGCGTGGCGCTCGCGTTCGTGCGCCGGGCGCTCGACCAGGGCGTCGAGGATCCGGACGCGCTGGAGCGGGCCACCGGGGTGGGCGTGCACGCCGCGGTGCCGCACAGCGAGGCGGAGGTGATCGCCACCCGCGCGGCGGGGCGCACCGGCAAGCACCCGGTGCTCGCGCGCACCGATCCGAACGACCTCGCGGTCGAGGCGCTCCGCAGCCTGCGCACCAGCGTGCAGTTCGCGCTCCTCGAGGCGACCTCCAACGTCCTCACGGTGGGCGGCCCGGCGCCGGGCATCGGCAAGTCGTTCGTCACCGCGAACCTCGCCGTCCTGCTCGCCGAGGCGGGCAAGCGCGTCGTGGTGGTGGACGCCGACCTCCGGCGCGGCCACCTGCACCGCTTCCTGGGCGGCGATCGCGCCCCCGGGCTCACCGACGTCCTGAGCGGTGAGCACACGCTCGCGAGCGCGCTCCGCGACACCGAGCACGAGAACATCCACCTGCTCACCACCGGCACCATCCCGCCCAACCCGGCCGAGCTGATCGGCTCGGAGCGCTTCCAGCGGCTGCTCGAGGAGCTGTCGGCGAAGTGGGACCTCGTGGTGGTGGACACCCCGCCCATCCTCGCCGTCGCCGACGGCGCGCTCATCGCGCGCCAGGCGGGCGTGAACCTGTTCGTGGTGAAGGCGGGCAAGCACCCGATCCGCGAGATCCAGGCCGGCCTGCGCCAGCTCACCCGCGCCGGCGCCCGCGTCCACGGCATCGTGATGAACGACGTGCGCCTCGACCGCGGCCTGGGCCGGCGGAGCGCGTACCACTACCAGTATTCGTACAAGTAG
- a CDS encoding polysaccharide export protein, with protein sequence MRRSVLLFAVALSGCSHISPGLHMKESALEGRGEQGADVKVLPITPALLVEQAGARARAAGARPADPLAETLAGYQYRVAPYDVLSIIVWDHPELTIPAGEYRPPEQTGNPVNADGTMFYPHVGVVEVAGKTLPEIRALLTERLRKYVANPQLDVRVAAFRGKRFQVTGEVVQPSTLPVTDVPVRVQDAIASAKGLTKDAWTRGVTLTRAGRTYALDLQALYEEGDVSQNWLLQDGDILNVPSREQNKVFVLGEVRKPSSKLMAKGRMSLAEAIGDSEGFDPITSNPGEVYVLRGRYEAPRVFKLDASSADALLLAVQFQLEPYDVVFVSQYKLTDWNRVMTQILPTVQGIWQTVDVGNRTGAY encoded by the coding sequence GTGAGACGCAGCGTCCTCCTGTTCGCCGTCGCGCTGTCCGGCTGCTCGCACATCTCCCCGGGCCTGCACATGAAGGAGTCCGCGCTCGAGGGGCGCGGCGAGCAGGGCGCGGACGTGAAGGTGCTGCCGATCACGCCGGCGCTGCTGGTGGAGCAGGCGGGGGCGCGCGCCCGCGCGGCCGGCGCCCGGCCCGCGGACCCGCTCGCCGAGACGCTCGCGGGCTACCAGTACCGGGTGGCGCCGTACGACGTCCTCTCCATCATCGTGTGGGATCACCCGGAGCTGACCATCCCGGCCGGCGAGTACCGCCCGCCGGAGCAGACCGGCAACCCGGTCAACGCCGACGGCACCATGTTCTACCCGCACGTCGGCGTGGTGGAGGTGGCGGGGAAGACGCTCCCGGAGATCCGCGCGCTCCTCACCGAGCGGCTCCGCAAGTACGTCGCGAACCCGCAGCTCGACGTCCGCGTGGCGGCGTTCCGCGGCAAGCGCTTCCAGGTCACCGGCGAGGTGGTGCAGCCCTCGACGCTCCCGGTCACCGACGTGCCGGTGCGCGTGCAGGACGCCATCGCGTCGGCGAAGGGCCTCACCAAGGACGCCTGGACCCGCGGCGTCACGCTCACCCGCGCCGGCAGGACCTACGCGCTCGACCTCCAGGCGCTCTACGAGGAGGGCGACGTCTCGCAGAACTGGCTGCTGCAGGACGGCGACATCCTGAACGTGCCGAGCCGCGAGCAGAACAAGGTCTTCGTGCTGGGCGAGGTGCGCAAGCCCTCCTCCAAGCTGATGGCGAAGGGGCGCATGAGCCTCGCCGAGGCGATCGGCGACTCGGAGGGCTTCGACCCGATCACCTCGAACCCGGGCGAGGTCTACGTGCTCCGCGGCCGCTACGAGGCGCCGCGCGTCTTCAAGCTCGACGCCTCCAGCGCCGACGCGCTGCTGCTCGCGGTGCAGTTCCAGCTCGAGCCGTACGACGTCGTCTTCGTCTCGCAGTACAAGCTCACCGACTGGAACCGCGTCATGACGCAGATCCTCCCGACCGTGCAGGGCATCTGGCAGACGGTGGACGTCGGCAACCGGACGGGAGCGTACTGA
- a CDS encoding low molecular weight protein-tyrosine-phosphatase, with the protein MLDRVLMVCVGNICRSPMAEALLRARFEGRAGARVESAGVAALVGRPADETARELLSARGLDLTAHRARQLTPALLSGFDLVLVMEEGHRREVEAIAPGARGRVQRLGRFGAFDVPDPYRQGRPAFERALALIERGLDDFEEKVWKVS; encoded by the coding sequence ATGCTCGACCGCGTACTCATGGTTTGCGTCGGCAACATCTGCCGCAGCCCGATGGCCGAGGCCCTCCTGCGGGCCCGGTTCGAGGGGCGGGCCGGCGCGCGCGTCGAGTCCGCGGGCGTGGCGGCGCTGGTGGGCCGCCCGGCCGACGAGACGGCGCGCGAGCTCCTCTCGGCGCGCGGGCTCGACCTCACGGCGCACCGGGCCCGGCAGCTCACCCCGGCGCTCCTCTCGGGCTTCGACCTCGTGCTCGTGATGGAGGAGGGCCACCGGCGCGAGGTCGAGGCCATCGCCCCGGGCGCGCGCGGGCGCGTCCAGCGGCTGGGCCGCTTCGGCGCGTTCGACGTGCCGGATCCCTATCGCCAGGGCCGCCCGGCGTTCGAGCGCGCGCTCGCGCTCATCGAGCGCGGGCTCGACGACTTCGAGGAGAAGGTGTGGAAGGTCTCGTGA
- a CDS encoding glycosyltransferase family 4 protein encodes MNAAFLGFSVAAAISLVATPLVRDAAKRRGALDVAHSSRKIHGRAVPRLGGIAIIVAFFGAVGLARLMGPIAGFTPSPVMTGAFLAGGAVIAALGIFDDLRGANARTKFAVQFGVAAAMYWSGFRIETLANPFGPHLELGFLAFPFTLLWIAGIINALNLIDGLDGLAGGVAVVALATTVAVGAQHGRPGMIFFAAVLAGAVLGFLRYNLNPASIFMGDSGSMFLGFVLATLSIGTHQKSTTAVSLLIPIVALGLPIADTLLAMSRRAARGVPMFSADRGHIHHRLLDLGLTHRQTVLVLHGASVLLGCTAIALAHATPAQAFGGLLVLATLSACGLYRLGFFRVENALEVLEARKRNAAMRQAVLQARPALDAAESFDELWRAIEPAARALRAREVQLRLGTHGGPRRLYSSGAEPAASDLACATFGIGGERSAGDELLLGWADGRRKVDRDTEIAVELLCREVEPVLERIRSRVRLRRAIGNARQAGRDQRSA; translated from the coding sequence TTGAACGCCGCTTTCCTGGGATTTTCGGTCGCCGCAGCCATCAGCCTGGTCGCCACGCCGCTCGTTCGCGACGCAGCGAAGCGGCGCGGCGCGCTCGACGTGGCGCACAGCTCGCGGAAGATCCACGGCCGGGCTGTCCCACGGCTCGGGGGCATCGCCATCATCGTGGCGTTCTTCGGGGCGGTGGGTCTGGCGCGGCTCATGGGTCCGATCGCCGGCTTCACCCCTTCGCCTGTCATGACGGGCGCGTTCCTGGCCGGCGGCGCGGTGATCGCGGCGCTGGGTATCTTCGACGACCTCCGCGGCGCGAACGCCCGGACCAAGTTCGCGGTCCAGTTCGGCGTCGCGGCCGCCATGTACTGGTCCGGCTTCCGCATCGAGACGCTGGCGAATCCGTTCGGACCGCACCTCGAGCTGGGCTTCCTCGCGTTCCCGTTCACGCTCCTCTGGATCGCGGGCATCATCAACGCCCTCAACCTCATCGACGGCCTGGACGGCCTCGCCGGCGGGGTGGCGGTCGTCGCCCTGGCGACCACCGTCGCGGTGGGCGCGCAGCACGGGCGCCCGGGCATGATCTTCTTCGCCGCGGTGCTCGCCGGCGCGGTGCTCGGCTTCCTCCGCTACAACCTGAACCCGGCGTCGATCTTCATGGGCGACTCGGGGTCCATGTTCCTCGGCTTCGTGCTCGCGACGCTGTCGATCGGCACCCACCAGAAGTCCACCACGGCCGTCTCGCTGCTGATCCCGATCGTCGCGCTCGGCCTGCCCATCGCCGACACGCTGCTCGCCATGAGCCGCCGCGCGGCGCGCGGCGTCCCGATGTTCTCGGCGGACCGGGGCCACATCCACCATCGCCTGCTCGATCTCGGGCTGACGCACCGCCAGACCGTGCTCGTGCTCCACGGCGCCTCCGTGCTGCTGGGCTGCACCGCCATCGCGCTGGCGCACGCCACCCCGGCGCAGGCGTTCGGCGGTCTGCTCGTGCTCGCGACGCTGTCGGCGTGCGGCCTGTACCGCCTCGGCTTCTTCCGCGTGGAGAACGCGCTCGAGGTGCTCGAGGCGCGCAAGCGGAACGCGGCCATGCGCCAGGCGGTGCTGCAGGCGCGCCCTGCGCTGGATGCGGCCGAGAGCTTCGACGAGCTGTGGCGCGCGATCGAGCCGGCCGCGCGGGCGCTGAGGGCCCGCGAGGTGCAACTCCGCCTGGGCACCCACGGCGGGCCACGGCGCCTCTACTCGAGCGGCGCCGAGCCGGCGGCGAGCGACCTCGCGTGCGCGACGTTCGGCATCGGAGGCGAGCGCTCGGCCGGGGACGAGCTGCTGCTCGGCTGGGCCGACGGTCGGAGGAAGGTCGATCGCGACACCGAGATCGCGGTCGAGCTGCTGTGCCGCGAGGTGGAGCCGGTGCTGGAGCGCATCCGCAGCCGGGTCCGGCTGCGGCGGGCCATCGGAAATGCGCGGCAGGCCGGGAGGGACCAGCGCTCGGCGTGA
- a CDS encoding nucleotide sugar dehydrogenase — translation MRTLLTHISNRSAHVGVIGQGYVGLPLALVFREAGFRVTGFDVDPKKTDALRRGESYIKHIGAERVSAAVASKQFDATTNFDLLAECDAILVCVPTPLGLHREPDNSYIHRTAREIAKRLRKGQLVVVESTTYPGTTDEEVQAIFAPTGLRTPDDYFLAFSPEREDPGRKDFSTKSIPKVVGGVNSASTEVAAALYSAALDRVVPVSSSRVAESAKLLENIFRSVNIALVNELKVIFDRMGIDVWEVIEAAKTKPFGFMPFYPGPGLGGHCIPLDPFYLSWKAAEHGDWARFIELAGEINTRMPRYVVDKVMRALNDDGKALKGARVVVLGLSYKANIDDDRESPSYEILELLKDSGAVVDYCDPYFPATHKTRRHDLGLVTIPCTAEAFSRYDAIVLSTAHDCFKDPALYERATLVVDTRNVIGPLLAKRRAGAPRLVKA, via the coding sequence ATGAGGACGCTGCTCACACACATCTCCAACCGCTCGGCCCACGTCGGCGTAATCGGTCAGGGCTATGTCGGACTGCCGCTCGCACTGGTATTCAGGGAAGCCGGCTTTCGCGTGACAGGCTTCGATGTCGATCCGAAGAAGACCGACGCGCTTCGACGTGGCGAGTCTTACATCAAACACATCGGCGCAGAGCGCGTCTCGGCGGCAGTCGCCAGCAAACAATTTGACGCCACGACGAACTTCGATCTGCTCGCCGAATGCGACGCGATCTTGGTGTGCGTCCCTACGCCGCTCGGTCTCCACCGCGAACCAGACAACTCGTACATCCACCGCACCGCGCGCGAAATCGCAAAGCGACTGCGGAAGGGGCAACTCGTCGTCGTGGAATCGACCACCTATCCCGGCACCACGGACGAGGAAGTGCAGGCGATCTTCGCGCCGACGGGCCTGCGAACGCCCGACGATTACTTCCTCGCGTTCTCGCCCGAACGTGAAGACCCGGGGCGTAAGGATTTCTCGACCAAGTCGATCCCGAAGGTGGTGGGGGGCGTCAATTCCGCCTCAACCGAGGTCGCGGCGGCACTCTACTCAGCAGCGCTCGATCGCGTGGTACCCGTGTCCTCGTCTCGGGTTGCGGAGTCCGCGAAGCTGCTCGAGAACATCTTCCGCTCGGTTAACATTGCACTCGTCAACGAGCTCAAGGTCATTTTTGATCGCATGGGCATCGATGTTTGGGAGGTGATCGAGGCGGCAAAGACGAAGCCGTTCGGCTTCATGCCGTTCTATCCGGGACCCGGGCTAGGGGGCCACTGCATCCCGCTCGATCCCTTCTACCTGTCGTGGAAGGCAGCTGAGCATGGTGACTGGGCGCGATTCATCGAGCTCGCCGGCGAGATCAACACCAGGATGCCTCGCTACGTCGTCGACAAGGTGATGCGCGCGCTCAACGATGACGGGAAGGCGCTCAAGGGAGCGCGAGTGGTCGTCCTCGGCTTGTCGTACAAGGCCAACATCGATGACGACCGCGAGTCGCCCTCCTACGAGATTCTTGAACTCCTGAAGGACTCCGGCGCCGTCGTCGACTACTGCGACCCCTACTTCCCGGCAACACACAAGACGCGGCGCCACGACCTTGGACTCGTGACGATCCCGTGCACGGCCGAGGCCTTCTCTCGCTATGACGCAATCGTCCTTTCGACCGCTCATGACTGTTTCAAGGATCCCGCCCTGTACGAACGCGCCACGCTGGTGGTCGATACTCGCAACGTCATCGGGCCGCTCCTGGCGAAGCGGCGCGCCGGCGCTCCGCGACTGGTGAAGGCCTAA
- the wecB gene encoding non-hydrolyzing UDP-N-acetylglucosamine 2-epimerase: MNILHVVGARPNFMKIAPIMGAIARVGFARQRLVHTGQHYDASMSDVFFSDLGMPRPDIHLGVGSGSHAEQTAKVLVGFEAVCRDEHPDLVVVAGDVNSTLACALDAAKLCIPCAHVEAGLRSRDMTMPEEVNRLVTDRVCELLFTPSPDADENLLKEGTDPAHIHLVGNVMIDTLMAHLPKARATGTPERLGVLPGSYAVMTLHRPSNVDDRDTFAGLLDAVAHVQRFLPVVFPVHPRTRSRLDEFSLTPRLTQMSNVKLCAPLGYLEFLGLTSQAKLVLTDSGGLQEETTALGVPCLTLRENTERPVTVTHGTNTLVGTDPQAIIGAADRALASRCAPRFVPLWDGHASDRIASVIQSWWSASARSVA; encoded by the coding sequence ATGAATATTCTGCACGTAGTCGGTGCTCGACCCAACTTCATGAAGATTGCGCCGATAATGGGCGCCATCGCTCGCGTGGGCTTCGCGCGGCAGAGGCTTGTTCATACCGGCCAGCACTACGACGCCTCGATGTCCGACGTGTTCTTTAGCGACCTCGGCATGCCGCGACCCGACATCCATCTGGGAGTCGGCTCCGGCTCGCACGCGGAGCAGACCGCGAAGGTTCTTGTCGGATTCGAAGCGGTATGCAGAGACGAGCATCCCGACCTCGTCGTCGTGGCCGGAGACGTGAACTCCACGCTAGCTTGTGCGCTCGATGCGGCAAAGCTCTGTATCCCTTGCGCGCACGTCGAGGCAGGCCTTCGCTCGCGCGACATGACGATGCCCGAGGAGGTCAATCGCCTCGTAACAGACCGCGTCTGCGAACTCCTCTTCACACCATCGCCTGACGCTGACGAAAACCTTCTGAAGGAGGGCACGGACCCGGCCCACATTCACCTCGTCGGAAACGTCATGATCGACACGCTCATGGCACACCTGCCGAAAGCGCGCGCTACCGGCACCCCCGAACGCCTCGGGGTGCTACCGGGGTCCTACGCGGTCATGACGTTGCACCGTCCATCCAACGTGGACGACCGAGATACGTTCGCCGGGCTGCTGGACGCAGTTGCGCACGTTCAGCGATTCCTGCCGGTCGTGTTCCCGGTACATCCAAGGACCCGGAGCCGTTTGGATGAGTTTTCGCTCACCCCTCGGCTGACGCAGATGTCCAACGTCAAGCTTTGCGCGCCCCTGGGATACTTGGAATTTTTGGGCCTGACTTCTCAGGCGAAGCTCGTCCTCACGGATTCGGGCGGACTCCAGGAGGAGACGACGGCACTCGGCGTGCCTTGCCTAACGCTCAGGGAGAACACCGAGCGGCCCGTCACCGTTACGCACGGGACGAACACCCTGGTCGGCACGGACCCGCAGGCAATCATCGGTGCGGCAGATCGTGCGCTCGCGTCGCGCTGCGCGCCTCGCTTCGTACCGCTGTGGGACGGGCACGCAAGCGATCGCATCGCGAGCGTCATCCAGTCATGGTGGTCGGCATCCGCTCGAAGCGTGGCGTGA
- a CDS encoding acyltransferase, which translates to MFWFVKSVPGNIGCALRRAVLPAAIAKGAKVWDGVQIDMPSKLRIGLRTSINRGTILNCGGGITIGDDVLIGPDVIVYSQNHNYKDASRLVAEQGYSFAPVVIGDDVWIAARAVILPGVELGRGAVVASGAVVTKNVPPYTLVGGVPARALGRRTSDSDPQSSTT; encoded by the coding sequence GTGTTCTGGTTCGTGAAGTCTGTTCCCGGGAACATCGGTTGTGCGCTCCGTCGCGCGGTGCTGCCGGCAGCGATCGCAAAAGGAGCCAAGGTCTGGGATGGCGTTCAGATTGACATGCCCTCGAAACTCCGGATTGGACTCAGAACGTCCATCAACCGCGGCACGATTTTGAACTGTGGCGGAGGCATTACGATAGGTGACGACGTTCTGATCGGGCCGGACGTCATAGTGTATTCCCAGAACCACAACTACAAAGACGCATCCCGACTGGTCGCTGAACAGGGCTATAGCTTCGCTCCCGTCGTGATCGGTGATGATGTGTGGATCGCGGCCCGCGCCGTGATCCTGCCGGGGGTAGAGCTTGGACGGGGCGCCGTTGTTGCGAGTGGCGCAGTCGTGACCAAGAACGTCCCGCCCTACACACTCGTCGGAGGCGTCCCCGCCCGCGCCCTCGGACGTCGAACGTCCGACAGCGATCCTCAATCGTCCACGACCTAA
- a CDS encoding glycosyltransferase family 4 protein, producing the protein MHKVLHVFYEFLPHINGSCVRSAGLLGGQRARGIPVAAISSPFQPGFGPSAVEDYNGITLYRCYRPGAPTVKDAGSSLMDRIRKVVLFPRFVLRVRRAAQRERATVLHAHSTFYCGCAAYLVARSLGISYVYEFRSIWEERARALGLLYRLQAHVSVWLETLSLRLADRVVAINEGLKAEIVSRGIPAERVTVAPNAVDDDVIETGSHLSPPHRATRFGYVGTFYANEGLDLLVEAFHRAFAPGVDASLVFHGSGPFESQLRQVIEQTGDSRIRVCGPFTRPEVESVYRTIDCVVLPRRATRLNEVVTPLKPLEAMAFSRLVGVSEVGGLLEVVGGREHAWTFPPDDVGALSTRLRAVYDGQIDAASVAAAGRTFVVRHRGWKAVAAAYSALYSGL; encoded by the coding sequence ATGCACAAAGTTCTGCACGTCTTCTATGAGTTCCTTCCGCATATCAACGGATCCTGCGTCCGAAGCGCGGGCCTGCTCGGCGGTCAGCGGGCGCGGGGGATTCCCGTCGCGGCCATCTCCTCTCCCTTTCAGCCCGGATTCGGGCCGAGCGCGGTGGAGGACTACAACGGGATAACCCTATATCGCTGCTATCGTCCCGGTGCCCCTACAGTTAAGGACGCCGGTTCGTCTTTGATGGACAGGATCCGTAAGGTCGTCCTCTTTCCGCGCTTTGTTCTTCGCGTCAGGCGAGCTGCTCAGCGGGAGCGCGCCACCGTGTTGCACGCGCACAGTACGTTCTACTGCGGCTGCGCCGCCTACCTCGTGGCCCGTTCGCTGGGCATCTCCTACGTTTACGAGTTTCGCTCCATCTGGGAGGAACGGGCGCGAGCACTCGGCCTGCTGTATCGCCTCCAGGCGCATGTCAGCGTCTGGCTCGAGACCCTGTCTTTGCGCCTCGCGGATCGCGTCGTGGCGATCAACGAGGGGCTCAAGGCGGAGATTGTGTCCAGGGGCATTCCCGCTGAGCGCGTTACGGTTGCACCGAACGCGGTTGACGATGACGTGATCGAAACCGGGAGCCACCTGTCTCCGCCGCACCGAGCAACACGGTTCGGATACGTAGGCACCTTTTACGCCAACGAGGGTCTAGACTTACTTGTCGAAGCATTTCACCGAGCATTCGCTCCTGGCGTCGATGCTTCTCTAGTGTTTCACGGTTCCGGACCGTTCGAAAGTCAGCTTCGACAGGTGATCGAACAGACCGGTGACTCGCGGATTCGCGTATGCGGTCCGTTCACACGCCCAGAGGTCGAGTCCGTGTATCGGACGATCGACTGCGTCGTGCTTCCGCGACGCGCCACGAGGTTGAATGAGGTGGTTACGCCGCTGAAACCTCTGGAAGCGATGGCGTTCAGCCGCTTGGTTGGCGTGAGTGAGGTCGGCGGCTTGCTCGAGGTAGTTGGCGGGCGTGAGCACGCATGGACGTTTCCGCCGGACGATGTTGGCGCGCTCTCCACCCGGCTTCGGGCCGTGTACGACGGGCAGATTGATGCTGCAAGCGTCGCGGCTGCCGGGCGAACGTTCGTAGTCCGTCATCGAGGCTGGAAGGCCGTGGCTGCCGCCTATTCTGCCCTCTATTCAGGACTGTGA